A region from the Rhodohalobacter sp. SW132 genome encodes:
- a CDS encoding superoxide dismutase gives MPGIFHQSAKVADKRKAGSYLSYDQIYNATYPFSLEPLPYEHNALEPAIDAKTMEIHHGRHHQGYINNLNNALENHSDLQEMTLSDLVSRLNELPEEVKTAVQNHGGGHLNHVIFWNTMSPNGSSATGSFAEAVNRDFGSLENLKAELKRATGVFGSGWAWVAAEENGRLKVVQTSNQDNPLTDGLTPLTGVDVWEHAYYLNYQNLRGDYVDAWLDLVHWEKVSEIYEENLAG, from the coding sequence ATGCCTGGGATCTTTCATCAATCCGCCAAGGTTGCAGACAAGCGAAAAGCAGGCAGTTATCTCAGCTATGATCAAATCTATAATGCCACTTATCCATTTTCGCTTGAGCCGCTACCTTATGAACACAACGCCCTCGAACCTGCGATCGATGCTAAAACGATGGAGATTCACCACGGACGGCATCACCAGGGATACATCAATAATTTAAACAATGCACTGGAGAATCATTCTGATCTCCAGGAGATGACGCTGTCGGATTTGGTATCCCGGCTGAATGAGCTGCCTGAAGAGGTGAAAACAGCTGTCCAAAATCACGGCGGCGGACATTTGAATCACGTGATTTTCTGGAATACGATGAGTCCGAACGGAAGTTCAGCGACCGGTTCATTTGCAGAAGCTGTCAATCGAGATTTCGGAAGCCTGGAAAATCTGAAAGCAGAATTGAAGCGTGCTACAGGAGTTTTTGGCAGTGGTTGGGCATGGGTAGCAGCCGAGGAAAATGGCCGCTTAAAAGTGGTTCAAACTTCCAATCAGGATAATCCTTTAACTGATGGATTGACTCCTCTTACGGGAGTAGACGTCTGGGAGCACGCCTACTACCTCAATTATCAAAATCTTCGGGGTGATTACGTGGATGCATGGCTGGACCTGGTTCACTGGGAGAAGGTGTCAGAAATCTACGAGGAAAACCTGGCAGGATGA